The Triticum aestivum cultivar Chinese Spring chromosome 4B, IWGSC CS RefSeq v2.1, whole genome shotgun sequence sequence gttgtttcaggatcaacatgttcttcgtcatcgtcataatcgtagttcatgacttcatcaattcggtcgtcgcgatcgaatatcatatcaccctctccggtgttgtttagaaatttggagccgtcataatcttcttcattctgatcatcatctggcccgcgtatcatatcgaacatgatctgttctccctctctgtcggtattgtcttccatagcttttatttaactaattcaaaataaatataaaacaatttagtattcaaattacatcgtctcgaataatagatataatctcgaatacttcgtctagaataatagatataatctcgaatacatcgtctcgaataatatataatattgaatagtacatcactggctagctaattaaacatcgaatactacagaagaatctaggacactcgcggttcctgcggcgcgggcggtggacacccaaagagaaggaaccctcacaggatcatagctgaagtgagatccccgaagatactgccaggtattggagaacctgccgccctctaacgcaaccatgtagcgatggacgtgctcgtcctcctccctaacacggcgacgtaccacctccagcggggccgggtccctccgcatcgaaactggcccacgcgaacgccaccaaacgagatcagggtcgacaacgggacccggggccgggttcctcatcaagcggagcgcccctccaggcagcacctcccagtgccagcccggcggagcccagtcccggacatgggtcagctggacgtcgtcgcggacgggtcgacggcgaggatgcgggccgagcatcttcgagaacaaatactagctatatgcccgcaaaaagtaatattttttaatgattggattttgataactaaaatttctaacatttctactatttcaaaaatctatatactatttcatactaattaagcatctaacactaaaaacagaaaacacaacttctatacatccattaaaaaactgaaaaacaacattatataaaaaatttccatactaattaaacactaattatatactaatgataataatctaaattatatactaattaaacataaaaaaattccatactaattaaacactaattgcCATATAAAAAaatttgataactaaaacaataataatctaaataatctaaactaattaaacatacaaaatatgtatatactaatatatacatgcattaattcatacatatgtgtgtgtgtgtgttccataTAAAAAAATTTGATAACTAAAACaacaataatctaaataatctaaattatatactaattcatgcttgtgtgtgtgttttgataactaaaacaataataatctaaattatctaaattatatactaattcatgcgcttgtgtgtgtgtgtgctcggggccgggaggggcggcgcccatggtggccgccgggggcgagggagagaggttagagggggagagctcacagcggggcgacggcgacggcgaggcgacggcggcgacggggacgggggcggcgacggggacgggaggcggcgacggagacgagggcggcgacggggatgggggcggcgacggggacgagggcgggcccggggcggcgacggagacgacggcggcggcgacgaggggcggggacggccggggtcggtgacgaggggcgggggcggcgacatcGACGGGGACGGTGTCGATCGGGGCAGGGCGCCGCGACGGAGAGGgagaggaaacagagggaagaaacagagggaaactgaaattttttaagtgttgtatatataggatggacctttagtaccggttggagccaccaaccggtactaaaggtctgttttggccaggccaagcggcgggaagcgacccgctttagtaccgggtggtggcacaaaccggtactaaaggccccccctttagtaccggtttgtgccacgacccggtactaaaggggtgcgctggcgcaggtgcggtgcggcaagtttagtcccacctcgctagccgaggggcgaccgcactggtttataaacccccgtgcggtcgctctctcgagctcctctccaaagcaggcttactgggcctacgtgttctttgtagccctgtgggcccacttggcctttgcgggcctgcatcctggcccaatgacaggttgggtttctagtcggaatttttttcaaaactatgttattTTTTGTAGCAATTTCGGAAACTATAGCGTAGAATGAAGAAAACGCAAAACTAGTAGCCCGTCGGCCAGGAGTGGGCCGAAAAGGCAGTTTTCGGCCAGGGTGTGGCCGAAGTAGGCTTTTCGGCCGCGGTTGGGCCGAAAACACGTTGTTGGCGGGGGCGCGGCCGAAAATAGTAGCTTCGGGTGCGGGGAGGCCGAACTGGGCCGTTTTCGGCCCACCGGTGACCGAAGCTGGCCTTTTCGGCCAGGCTTCGACCGAAGAGCTTTTCGGCCAGGCGTAGGCCAAAAAGGTGCGGATAAGCACCGTTCGCCCCTGCGCTGCTGTTCTTCGTTGGATCCTTCTTcgtttccctttctctctctctcagttCTTCTCTGTAGAACTCCCCCCGCGCCGATCTCCTCCATTTGCCACACATTTGCAAATCCAACCCACAGAATCGGTAGATCATAGCAATCTCCACCGGCCTACGGTGTTATTTTTTGCTATGGGATAGTTTTTGATGTGTAGAGGAGcagccatggtggggaggaggagccatggtggaGAGGAGGACGGGTAGTAGGTGGTGGTGACTAGTAGCAGCagctgcagaggaggaggaggtgagtaGTAGCAGCAGCTGCAGAGGAGAAGCGGAcacacacttcgaaggtataatcaCGTCGTCACAAATATTATGTAAATATTAGCGCATAGTTCGTGTAGCGGATAATATTAGTGTTCGTTGTGAATTTCAGTGTTAATTTAATTTAGGAGGCATTTTAGCGCATAGTTCGTGTAGCGGATAATATTAGTGTATATCATGAATTTTAGTGTTATTATATTTTTGGAGGCATTTTAGCGCATAGTTCGTGTAGCGGATAATATTAGTGTATATTGTGAATTTTAGTGTTAATATATTTCTGGAGGCATTTTAACGCATAGTTCGTGTAGCGGATAAAATTAGTGTATATTGTGATTAATATAGTTTAGTTAGTGTATATAAGTCATATTATGAATTTTAGTGTTAATATATTTTTGGAGGCATTTTAGCGCATAGTTCGTTGTGATTAATGAGAAGATGGCAATGTCTGACAGGTGAAAATGTCTGAATCAGTAAATCTGAATGTTTACTACGGCGCTGGTAATgttcgatataatgagttgggGGTTGATCTTAGCGAGTTTAAAAATGGCGTTATGACACTAGCTGACCCGGACAGACTGGACATTAGACAGTTGAAGTACTGGTTGACAACTAGTTTCGGTCTGGATCCTGAAGTATGTTCCGTCagtattcatgcattgtggaccaaatcttgtaaaaatgtcaagtgggagttgatgccgGTAGATAGGAGCCAGCATTGGTTGTCCCTGTTAAGACGCTGCCGAGACCGAAGAATCCACCCATATGCACTTGTGCAACCTGTGCCGAAGAAGGAGAATACCGTACAACTCCACAGGGGGTATGAACCCGGCCAAGGCAGTGAAGTGGCTAACGAGATTGTTTTATCCGGGTCACAGCCACAAGATGTGGATGCTAGCCAACCGGAGAAAGAGTCAGACTACGTGCCACACAATGTTTGTGGTCCTGATACTGGGCAGAGTAGCCAGTCGATAATATTAGCTGTTTCTGGTTTTgctgatggggatgaggaaggggatgaaatgcagagggtgatggaggaagaggacgaggatggattggtggaggaactggattctgaaaattctgaggatgaagttgaggtaccgattccttctgcatgggagcaggacatatccaccggccttacggtgaacgatggccatgagactccatggcagtataatctgaaccaagtacaaataggggctatgtttgatacaaagaaaaaattgaagtaTGCGGTGATAAAGTGGGCTATGTCTACGCAGAGGGTTTTCAAGACACACATATCAAGTCCAACAAACTATACCGTGAAATGTGTTGTAACAGGTTGTCCTGGGAAGGTGCACGGTCACGTGCCGAAGTATGACATCCACTGGGTTGTCACCATTGTCGTCCCACATAATTGTGTGAGGACGAACCTGCTGGTGAAGCATCCGAACCTGACTTCAAGTCTCATTGCGCAACTCATGTATACTgagatagtagagaagaaagatatggaagcaaaacacatccagacagcagtgaaggtcagatggaattatgtcattgcttatgggaaggcttggagggctaagcagaaggctatggaggaaagGTTTGGGACGTTCTTCGACTCATATGATAATGTTGTCCGTCTCCTGGGCATACTGAAGGAAAGGAATCCGGGCACTTATGTGCATCGAAGCTTTCTGGCATTGTCCTCCTGTTATGTTTGTGGATGGTACATTCCTGACCGGTCAGTATAGAGGGCAAATCCTTACTGCTATTGGTGTGGACGGGAACAATCAAATCATCCCACTTGCCATGgcatttgtggagggtgagaactttCTCAGCTGGGTTTGGTTCTTCCGCCAAGTGAAAATTGCCATCGTGAAGGACCGACCAAACGTGTGTGTCATTCATGACAGACATGCTGGTATATTGAAGGCCGTGAAGACACTTCGGAATCCAGCAGATGACGAACCAACACCTTGGAGGGACTTGCAGAGccggtggtgcatgcgccatcttgggGCTAATTTTTTCTCACAGTTCAAGAACAAGCGGTTGATGAACTTGTTCAAAAATTATGCAAGCAGAGCCAGCAGCGGAAATACGAATTTATTTGGTCAAAACTAGATGAGTTTACTAAGAAGCAGGTCCGTGCAAGGAAGAAAATGGAAGAAGATCAGGTTAAATTAGCAGCACTCATCGCGGAGCTAGAGGAGCCAGTTGGTCTTTGTGACTTGCCAGCAATTGACCCTCCTAATACTAAGAGAAAGAAGGGAAGGGCAATAAAGAATTTTTCTGAGTGGATAGAGAAAGAGCCTCCAATGAATTGGTCTTTGctgcatgacacacatggagctaggtatggccacatgacaaccaatcttgcagaggtgtataactttgtgctgagagggaatagagcattgccactcacagctattgtggaggctgtattccatggcactttgagatatttcagagaaaggcacgagttagcaaagaagcatattgaagataatcagaacacaccttattgtagccgtgtcatggaatacatggcaaagaagatagagaaagcaaagaAGCACAGTGTCAGACTCATAGGGAATGAAGAAAGGAGGTATGAGGTTCAGCTTCCTACTCATAGGGCATATATTCTTTGGCTATTCGGCAAGACAATGTTTACGGAGAACCACGTGACCACTGTCGATGCACGACTCATCGGTATTGCACGAGAGATAGCTGACGCACGTTGCCCTGCGGATATTCTACAGAGGAGTTTTGGTTCTGCTGTGTTGGCGGCTACGTACAGAGGCCTGTGCAAAGCTTGCTTGTTGAAGTCTAGAAAATCTAGTCTTGTTGGATGTCCATTATTGTTGCAGCTTTGGTCATACGAGAGGTTCCCTATTGGACGACCCTATGTCTACATTGATAAACCTTTTGGTTTGGAGGACTTAGCTGGGACTTATGTGCCTGCTATCGGCGACTTACCTACTATGGGATCTGTTTGGACACGGCGAGAGGTACTTTTATATTAAGTAACAATTAATTCAATTATTTCTTGCCATTCAATAGTATTACTAATGCTTATTTGTTGTCATGCACAGAGACAGTTTGCGCATACTCAGGTTAGGGGATGCTACCCGTCCTTCATGGCGCAGTTTGATAGTTTGCACGAGGATCAAGTTATTTGGGAGCCATACTCGCCTCAGGCTATATCATCGAGGTACCCAGTTGGGATTTCTGGATTGTGCACTAGAGATCGGCACTTttggatgaccaaggccaagttggTGTTCGACGTGACGGTTGAGGAGATGTCTCTTCATAGGGTGATGAGACAGTTCGGTCTATATCAAGAGCCTGCGATTCCAGATATTCCACACTTGCCAGACCACGTGCACAAGTAAGTACTAATACTATTTTAGTTGGCAGCTCTGCATTCATAATATACCTAATCATGTATCGCGCATGTCAATCTCAGGGACAGTCGCCTAGGAGGAAACAAGTCCATGACTTATTGGCTTGAGAGCATTACCCCTTACGTTGACGAATGGACTACCGCTGCGACAAATATCTGGGGTGAGGTTCGGCCCTTTAACTGGGAAATGTTTGGGTTGTATCTGCAGCGTTACCGGCATACAACGAGGATCTACTTGGTTCCATCAGCTGCTACTGATCAGATCGAAGCCCCTCTCACCAGCGATATGTACCCAACTGCCTCTGTTGTGGGAACCAGACACCACGCGGTAAATGCCTTGGTTCTCATATGTTAAGTCTTTTGTTAATCTGGACATATTCGCTTGGTTGTCTATTCGTGGTGTCTATCATACAACGAGCATATAATTGGTTCATTCTTTGTGTACAGGGTGACTTGACAGTACAGGCGCGAGAGGAGGTTTCCGCTTTAATGCGGCGCTTTCAGAGGGGAGAAACTATCCCACCGCGAGAGGGCGTCTCATGGTTGAGGCGTCTTGATGACAAGCTACGCGGGATTTACGCAGCTGTTACGTGTAGACGGACTTCGGATGTTGCACTTCCTCCTCCAGCACATCGTCCGCCACGTCCCTCTGTACAACattcagaaccacgaccctctgtgcaccgttcagaaccacgaccctctgtgcatcgtgcagaacctcatccttcacagccagggagatcttcctggcatgagccacctccttcacagccagggagatcttcctggcatgagccacctccttcacagccagggagctcttcctggcatgagccacctccttcacagccagggagctcttcctggcatgagccacctccttcacagccagggagctcttcctggcatgagccacctccttcacagccagggagctcttcctggcatgagccacctccttcacagccagggagctcttcctggcatgagccacctccttcacagctagGGAGCGCTTACTGGCATCAGCAGATGAATCTAGGTAACACTACTCACTACATTCTTTTGAACAGTGTAGTAATCGTTCTTGCATTCTCAGCAGTCACTGATGCTTACTGGTGGTGCTTcgttcatgcatttgtatcaattttACTTTACCGCAGGCGGCAACCAGTCGCAACCGTTCATGCATTCAGAGCAGTCACCGATCCTTAGTGGTGGTGCTTCGTACTTTGAGGGCGACCGCGAGGATGATGACCAAGCTACAAACATTTATGGCTTCTCgcagacagtgtttcacactccaccaccaccaccgacgcaGGAGACACAGACCGTGACAGACGAGGTTAACTATGGTCGTGGTTATCGCGAGCCTCGTCCACCGCCTCAGCGCTTATCGCCTTCGGGTCCTCGCCCGAGGAAGACCCAGACTCGTCGTCGTCCCCCGCAGTGATATGCTTATCTATCTATGTATGACTCATTATCTATGTTAGTTTCAGACTATTCGCAACTGTGTGTCAGTATTTATGTATGAGACATGCTTCATGTATGTGTTACTATCGCACTTGCTTCTATGTGATCAGGAGACATATATTGTTTTATGTATGCGAGACACATATTACTATTAATTCGCATTCTTATTTCAGTTACACTTCCAAATAGACTACAACCGATAATTAAGatacaagtacatctgaattaaacggtgcggctgaacttgtgcaatacatcttacatactacaaaatgaaattcagatagaacataatgccctacaataatacaatacaaactaataatgcaaatACATCTGAATGAAACGGTACAACTggaatacatcttacatactacatgaagtcatcatcgtcatcctccgttgatgcagccctcttgcccttcgacgatgcgctCTTCTTGCCTttcgtcgatgcagaactcttgcccttggtcgatacagaactcttgcccttcgcggatgcagaacccggaagcggcgacATGAAGatatcatcgtcgtcctcgctctcctcagtccataaaaatggatgcttttctgcagtccttctgaaagtttcactcttcggctccaccaccttcttccacctttcatgcaacctaagaagttcttgacgtacctcctcataggtcctttcaggccacccagaccta is a genomic window containing:
- the LOC123094274 gene encoding uncharacterized protein isoform X1, translating into MCLLSATYLLWDLFGHGERQFAHTQVRGCYPSFMAQFDSLHEDQVIWEPYSPQAISSRYPVGISGLCTRDRHFWMTKAKLVFDVTVEEMSLHRVMRQFGLYQEPAIPDIPHLPDHVHKDSRLGGNKSMTYWLESITPYVDEWTTAATNIWGEVRPFNWEMFGLYLQRYRHTTRIYLVPSAATDQIEAPLTSDMYPTASVVGTRHHAGDLTVQAREEVSALMRRFQRGETIPPREGVSWLRRLDDKLRGIYAAVTCRRTSDVALPPPAHRPPRPSVQHSEPRPSVHRSEPRPSVHRAEPHPSQPGRSSWHEPPPSQPGRSSWHEPPPSQPGSSSWHEPPPSQPGSSSWHEPPPSQPGSSSWHEPPPSQPGSSSWHEPPPSQPGSSSWHEPPPSQLGSAYWHQQMNLGGNQSQPFMHSEQSPILSGGASYFEGDREDDDQATNIYGFSQTVFHTPPPPPTQETQTVTDEVNYGRGYREPRPPPQRLSPSGPRPRKTQTRRRPPQ
- the LOC123094274 gene encoding uncharacterized protein isoform X2, with the protein product MGSVWTRREFAHTQVRGCYPSFMAQFDSLHEDQVIWEPYSPQAISSRYPVGISGLCTRDRHFWMTKAKLVFDVTVEEMSLHRVMRQFGLYQEPAIPDIPHLPDHVHKDSRLGGNKSMTYWLESITPYVDEWTTAATNIWGEVRPFNWEMFGLYLQRYRHTTRIYLVPSAATDQIEAPLTSDMYPTASVVGTRHHAGDLTVQAREEVSALMRRFQRGETIPPREGVSWLRRLDDKLRGIYAAVTCRRTSDVALPPPAHRPPRPSVQHSEPRPSVHRSEPRPSVHRAEPHPSQPGRSSWHEPPPSQPGRSSWHEPPPSQPGSSSWHEPPPSQPGSSSWHEPPPSQPGSSSWHEPPPSQPGSSSWHEPPPSQPGSSSWHEPPPSQLGSAYWHQQMNLGGNQSQPFMHSEQSPILSGGASYFEGDREDDDQATNIYGFSQTVFHTPPPPPTQETQTVTDEVNYGRGYREPRPPPQRLSPSGPRPRKTQTRRRPPQ